The following nucleotide sequence is from Solidesulfovibrio carbinolicus.
CCTGCTGGCCCCGGTGGCCATGAAGCCATCGTTCATGATCAAGCCCAACATGGGAGCCATCGGCGTGTGCCCGGCCTGCGGCGAGGGCTACCCCAAGGCCGACGGGGCCATCTGCCGGGGCTGCGCCGGCGAGGCGCCCTATCTCGTGCCCTCCGAAGCGCCGAACCTGCGGGCCGTGCCCGTGGATGAGGCGGCCGGCCGCCGGGTGCTCCACGACATGACCCGCATCGTGCCCGGGGAGTCCAAGGGCGTGGAATTCGCCGCCGGGGCCGACATCCATGCCGGCGACGTCTGCCGGCTCCAGACCATGGGCAAAAACCAAGTCTACGTCGAAGACCATTCCGAGCCGCTGGGGGATTTTGTCCACGAAAACCAGGCCGCCGAAGCCTTTGCCCGGGCCATGGCCGGGGTGGGGCTGACCACCTCCGGGCCGCCCCGCGAGGGTAAGGTGGAGCTCATTGCCCTGGAAAAGGGCCTGCTCGCCATCGCCAAGGAGCGGCTCACGGCGTTTAACATGATCGAAGGCGTCATGTGCGCCTCGCGCCAGTCCCATCTGGTGGTCGAAGCCGGCAAGGCCGTGGCCGGCTGCCGGGCCATCCCGCTCTACCTGCCGCGCCGCGTCTTCGACGTGGCCATGCGCGTGCTGGCCGACGGCCCGCTGTTCAACATTTTGCCCATCCGCCAGACCAGGGCCGGCGTGCTGGTCACGGGCACGGAAATCGCCTCGGGCATCATCGAGGACAAGTTCGAGCCGGTGGTGCGCTCCAAGGTCGAGGCCCTGGGCGGCGCGGTCATCGCCGTGCGCAAGGCCCCGGACGACCGGGCCGCCGTGGCCGCCGCCGCCCGGGAACTGCTGGCCGAGGGTTGCGACCTCATCGTCACCACGGCCGGCCTGTCCGTCGATCCCGACGACGTCACCCGCCTGGGGCTGGACGACGCCGGCCTGACCGACGCCGTCCACGGCATGCCGGTCCTGCCCGGGGCCATGGCCCTGGTGGGGCATCTCGGCGCGGCCGACGTCATCGGCGTGCCGGCCTGCGCGCTGTTTCACCGCACCACCAGCTTCGACCTGCTCCTGCCCCGGGTGCTGGCCGGCCAGACGCTCACCCGCCGCGACCTGGCCGAACTGGCCGAAGGTTCCATGTGCCTGAATTGCCGGGCCTGCACCTACCCCAAGTGTCCCTTCGGCAAGTGATCCCTCTTTACAATACGTCCGTATTTTTAAAGAGCTACGTCGCATTTCAAGGGTTGTCGCCGGCTGCGGCGGCAACCCCCGCCCCTTGACCGGTCGGGTTCGCCGTCCTATGGGAGGATGGCGAACCTGCCGGAGCATCCCATGCGACACATCCTGGCCCTGCTGCTCGGGGCCTTTCTCCTCCTGACGGCCCCGTCCGTCGCCCGCGCCTTTGCCCTCTACGGGTATGAGGACGACTACGGGCTTATTCACCTGAGCGAAGAACCCCGCGACGCCAACTACGTCCTCATCTACGAAGGGCCCAGCGACCCCAAGCTCGGTTTCGCGGCCATCAAAAAGCGCATCCACGACCAGGGCGCGGTATCCAAGGACCGCAAGGACGGCTGGATTCTCGAAGCCACCCGGGCCTATCGCCGCCTGGGCCTGGCCCCGCTGGGGCCGTCGGGCTATCCGGCGGTCATCGAATCCGGGCCGCTTATCGATCTCGTGCGGGACAAAAGCCGGGCCAGCGGCCTGGACCCGGAACTGCTCTACGCCGTCATCGAACAGGAATCGCGCTTTACCGCTTGCGCCGTGTCGCCCAAGGGCGCGGCCGGGCTCATGCAGCTCATGCCCGACACCCAAAGCCACTTCGGCGTGGCCGACCCCTTCAATCCCGAACGCAACGTCACCGCCGGCGCGACCTTCCTGCGCCAGCTCATCGCCCGCTTCGGCGATCTGCGATTGGCCCTGGCCGCCTACAACGCCGGCCCCGAAACCGTGGCCCGCTGCGGCGGCGTCCCCAACATCCCCGAGACCCTGACCTACGTTGACCGCATCATGAACCGCTACGCCATGCTGCGCGAAAGCCACCCCGGGCTTACGAAAAAGGGAGCGGTCGGGGGAGGCGAGAAGAAGACCAAAAAGAATGCCTCCGGCGGCCGGGGGCCTGAGGCCCCCGGCCCCCCCAGCTGAAGAACAGGGGGTGGAGGCCAGGGACGGCGATTGCCGGCGAGGCGGGAAGGGTGGCAACGCCCTCAGGCGGCGGGTCGGGCCGACGACCGGCGCAGGCGGCGATGGACCCAGACGCCAAGGGCGATGCCCAGGATGGCGTAGAGCGGAAAGATCAGAAAGCCGAAGGCGTTGCCTTCCATGTCGATGGCCACGATCCCCACCGAGACCGGCACGACAGCCAGACACGGTTTGTGGGCCGCCAGCCATGCATCCAGCGCTCCGCCCTCGAAAGCGCCAGCCTTCCCCCGCCAGCGACGCCAGCTCCGCCACAGAAAATACCGCCCGGCGCAGATCGCCGCCGCCAGGGCGGCGAAAATCAGCGGATTCACGGAAAAGACGTTGGTGGATTTCTCGACAGCGCCATAAGGCACGGCCAGGGTCAGCAGATAAGCCAGCAAAAAGGCCGGCGGATAGCCCACGGCGGCGGCCAGGGCATAAAGCGTCCGGACCGGGCCGGACAGCGGCGGGGAGGAAACAACGTCGGCCATGGACCCTCCGGCGGCGGGAAATCTCCCGGCCTATGGCCCACGCTGCCCGGCCGGCTGCCTCGCGTCAAGGGGGTGTGCGGCGCGCCGCCTCCTGGCCAATGCTGCTGCGCAACTGGCGCTCTGACCGCCAGCCACCGCTCAAACCGTCGGGCGAGTCGGCCAAACCCCTTTACCCCTTCTTTCAGGGGGGGTCTGGGGGCCTCAGGCCCCCAGCGGAGAGGTCCAGGAGAGGCAGCGCCTCTCCTGGCCGCCGGAGGCCTCCCCCCTCCCCCTACGGCGTGTAGGCCGGCAGGCTGGCTTCGCCGTCCGGGGCGGTGATGATGAACACGTCCAGGCGCAGTCCCACCGGCAGCTCGGCCGGCGGCGTCACGTCGATGAGGGTTTCCAGGATGCGGGTGTCGTTTTTCTCGGCCGGCTCGTCGGTGCGGATGTTTTTCTTGCCCAGGATGCCGGCCACCCGGATGACCACGCCGGAAAAGCGCTTGTCGCCGTAGGCCTCGGCCATGAGCACGGCCTTTTGCCCCGGGGCGATGCGGGCGATGTCGCGCTCGTCCACGTCGGCCCGCACCCGTAGTCGGCTGACGTCGCCCACGGTCACCACCGGCGTGTCAAAGGACACCGACACCATCTCGCCGGCCCGGCGGTGCTTGCGCAGCACCACGCCGTCGATGGGCGACCGGATGACGGTCTTGGCAGCCAGGGCTTGGGCCTCGGCCAAGCGTGAGCGGGCCTCGGCCGCCTCGGCCATGGCCTTTTTCACGTCTTCCTCACGGGACGGGTCGTCCACCAGATGAAACCGCTGCCGGGCGGCGTCCAGGCGCTGGCCGGCCACCTTGTATTCCCGCTCGGCCCGGTCGGCTTCCTCCTGGGACAGCACTTCCTTGCTCAAAAGCCGCCGCCGGCGCTCATTTTCGAGCTTGGCCTGCTCGGACACGGCCCGGGCCTCTTCCACGGCCGCCCGGGCCTCCTTGCGCTCCATGTCCCGGGAGCCGGCCAGCACCTTGGCCAGGGCGGCCTCCTTGGCGGCGAGCACCTGCTCGGCGGCGTCGATGCGGGCGGCGTATTCGTCGGCGGCCAGGCGGGCCAATATCTGCCCCTGGCGCACCCGGTCGCCCTCTTCGGCCGAGACCTCGGCCAGCTTGCCGGCGATGTCGAAGCCCAGGCGCATTTCCTCGGACACCGGTTCCACCTTGCCCGGCGCGGCCACCCAGGCCGGACCGGCCAGGGCCGCTTTGGACGCGGCCGTTTCCGGGGCGGGGGCCTGCTTGGCCGGCGCGGCCGCCTGCACCCCGGACGCGTTTCGGGGGCGGGTGTTGGAGCGCAGCCACAGCGCGCCGCCGAGGATCATGACGGCGGCCACGGCCAGGATGATGGCGCGTTGCAGCATGGTTACGAGACCTCCTGTCCCTGGCCGACGATGCGGCCGTCCTCGATGCGGATCACCCGGTCGGCGAAAGCGGCGATGCGGGGATCGTGGGTGACGATGACCACCGAACGGCCGTGGGTGACGGCCAGTTCCCGCAGGATGGCGATGACCGCCTTGCCGGTCTCGGAATCCAGGGCGGCGGTGGGCTCGTCGGCAAGCAGGATATCGGGTTCGGCCACCAGCGCCCGGGCAATGGCCACGCGCTGTTTCTGGCCGCCGCTCAAATCGCGGGGGAGCATGCGGAATTTGTCGCCAAGGCCCACGGCGTCAAGGGCCTGCCGGGAGCGTTCCACGGCGTCGGCCCCCTGGACGCCGCGCAGGTCCAGGGCCACCCGGACGTTCTCCTCGGCCTTAAGCGTGGGAAACAGGTTGTAACCCTGAAAAATGAAGCCGAAGTGGGCCAGGCGCACCTTGGCCAGTTCGGCCTCGGGCAGACCGGCCGTGTCTCGGCCCAAGACGGCCACGCTGCCGGCGCTGGGGGACAGGATGCAGCCGAGGATGGAGAGCAGCGTGGTCTTGCCGCTGCCCGACGGCCCCATGAGGAGCACGACTTCGCCAGCCCCCACGGTCATGTCCACGCCGCCCAGGGCCGGCACCTCCACCTTGCCCAGGCGGAAGGTCTTGGCCACGCCCCTGGCGGCAAGCAATGTCTTGGCGGCGGCCATTTCCGTCAGGCTCCCCGGAAGACCATGGCCGGGTCGATGCTCGTCACCTTGCGGATGGAGACCAGCCCGGCCGTCACGCACATGACGACGGTAAGGAAAAACAGCCCCACGGCCATGCCCGGGGGCAGCACGATGGACGCCCCGCCGCGCTCGGCCAGACCGACCAGAAAATAGCTGATGACAATGCCAAAGCCGTAGCCCACCAGGGCGGCGGCCACGGCCTGGGCCACGATGATGCGGTGGATGTAGCCCCCGGGCGCGCCCATGGCCCGCAAGGTGCCGAATTCCGGCAGATGGTCCACGGTGGTGGCGTAGAGCGTCTGGGCCACCACCACGCCGCCGACCACCAGCCCCAGGGAGGCGGCGATGAGAAGCGCCATGCCGGCTCCGGTGGTGAACATCCAGTAGTGCTGGGTCTTGCGGGCGAACTCCTCGCGGGTGAAGACATCGACATCGGCCACGCCGGCGGCGATGGCGTCGCGCAGGGCCTGGGCCGTAACGCCCGGGGCCGGGCGCACCAGCACGTAGGCGCTCTGGCTGCGGCCCAGGCTCGCGTACTTGAGGCCGTTTTCGTAGGACGTGAAGATGTAGGGCGAGGTGGTGAACGACCGGATGCCGCGGGTCAGCGCCACCACCCTGGCCCGGCGGTCGTTGATCTCGGCCCGGTCGCCCAGTCCCTTGACCCCGAGCTTGGCCAGATAGATTTCGTCCACGGCCACGGCGTCGGGCAGCAGCAGGGCCGCTTCCGAACCGGCCGTGACGATCCACGGTCGCCCCAGGCCCGAGCCCGGGTCAAAGCCGATGATTTCCACCGATTCCTGGCCGCCGGCCGGCTTTTTCCAGTTGGCGAAGCGCACGATGAAGCGCTCGGCCCGGCCCACGCCGGGCACGCCGAGGATCTGGTGAAACTTGTGGTCGGGCAAGGGGTGGGTGACGTCGAAATTGCGCACCCCGCGCGAGGCGACCCAGATTTCGGCCTCGGTATTCTCGATGACGCAGGAGGTGGCGCGCGTAAAGCCGACAAAAAGCCCGCCCTGGACGGCGATGAGCACCACGGCGAAGACCACGCCGGTCAGCGTGACGGCCAGTCGCACCCGGTCGTGCAGGAGGTTTCGCAGGGCGATGCGGATGATCATGGCGCTTGGCCGGACATTGGTCGGATTGCCGGCCCCTTGGCGCTACCTCAATGGGGCGGGCGCGTAAAGGGTTTGGCGGCAGGCCCGGGCGGACGCCTGGGCCGGGGCGCACACTCAGAAGCGGCGCTGCATCGCTGCAACGCCGCTTCTGCACGTACGCGGAACGCCTAACCATCGCCATAACCAGCCAAGGAGGGGTGGGGAGGCAGCCTTTCGAGTGGAGGACTTCCCGTCCGGCCGCGTCCCCGGGCACCGGGGTCGATGGGGTTATTACAAGGGGCGTGCCAAAAGTCGAAAATGCC
It contains:
- a CDS encoding FtsX-like permease family protein, yielding MIIRIALRNLLHDRVRLAVTLTGVVFAVVLIAVQGGLFVGFTRATSCVIENTEAEIWVASRGVRNFDVTHPLPDHKFHQILGVPGVGRAERFIVRFANWKKPAGGQESVEIIGFDPGSGLGRPWIVTAGSEAALLLPDAVAVDEIYLAKLGVKGLGDRAEINDRRARVVALTRGIRSFTTSPYIFTSYENGLKYASLGRSQSAYVLVRPAPGVTAQALRDAIAAGVADVDVFTREEFARKTQHYWMFTTGAGMALLIAASLGLVVGGVVVAQTLYATTVDHLPEFGTLRAMGAPGGYIHRIIVAQAVAAALVGYGFGIVISYFLVGLAERGGASIVLPPGMAVGLFFLTVVMCVTAGLVSIRKVTSIDPAMVFRGA
- a CDS encoding ABC transporter ATP-binding protein, whose protein sequence is MAAAKTLLAARGVAKTFRLGKVEVPALGGVDMTVGAGEVVLLMGPSGSGKTTLLSILGCILSPSAGSVAVLGRDTAGLPEAELAKVRLAHFGFIFQGYNLFPTLKAEENVRVALDLRGVQGADAVERSRQALDAVGLGDKFRMLPRDLSGGQKQRVAIARALVAEPDILLADEPTAALDSETGKAVIAILRELAVTHGRSVVIVTHDPRIAAFADRVIRIEDGRIVGQGQEVS
- a CDS encoding HlyD family secretion protein gives rise to the protein MLQRAIILAVAAVMILGGALWLRSNTRPRNASGVQAAAPAKQAPAPETAASKAALAGPAWVAAPGKVEPVSEEMRLGFDIAGKLAEVSAEEGDRVRQGQILARLAADEYAARIDAAEQVLAAKEAALAKVLAGSRDMERKEARAAVEEARAVSEQAKLENERRRRLLSKEVLSQEEADRAEREYKVAGQRLDAARQRFHLVDDPSREEDVKKAMAEAAEARSRLAEAQALAAKTVIRSPIDGVVLRKHRRAGEMVSVSFDTPVVTVGDVSRLRVRADVDERDIARIAPGQKAVLMAEAYGDKRFSGVVIRVAGILGKKNIRTDEPAEKNDTRILETLIDVTPPAELPVGLRLDVFIITAPDGEASLPAYTP
- a CDS encoding FmdE family protein, with amino-acid sequence MSNLTELQAHDSAIGPYTFEEFLKVAAAFHGNPAPGLIIGGYMVDAARAMLPEGTLFDAVVETKKCLPDAVQILTPPSYGNGWMRVINLGRYALSLYDKFTGQGYRAWIDPKHLENWPEIHAWFLKLKPKKEQNRDRLFAEIKAAARHICLLAPVAMKPSFMIKPNMGAIGVCPACGEGYPKADGAICRGCAGEAPYLVPSEAPNLRAVPVDEAAGRRVLHDMTRIVPGESKGVEFAAGADIHAGDVCRLQTMGKNQVYVEDHSEPLGDFVHENQAAEAFARAMAGVGLTTSGPPREGKVELIALEKGLLAIAKERLTAFNMIEGVMCASRQSHLVVEAGKAVAGCRAIPLYLPRRVFDVAMRVLADGPLFNILPIRQTRAGVLVTGTEIASGIIEDKFEPVVRSKVEALGGAVIAVRKAPDDRAAVAAAARELLAEGCDLIVTTAGLSVDPDDVTRLGLDDAGLTDAVHGMPVLPGAMALVGHLGAADVIGVPACALFHRTTSFDLLLPRVLAGQTLTRRDLAELAEGSMCLNCRACTYPKCPFGK
- a CDS encoding lytic transglycosylase domain-containing protein, whose product is MRHILALLLGAFLLLTAPSVARAFALYGYEDDYGLIHLSEEPRDANYVLIYEGPSDPKLGFAAIKKRIHDQGAVSKDRKDGWILEATRAYRRLGLAPLGPSGYPAVIESGPLIDLVRDKSRASGLDPELLYAVIEQESRFTACAVSPKGAAGLMQLMPDTQSHFGVADPFNPERNVTAGATFLRQLIARFGDLRLALAAYNAGPETVARCGGVPNIPETLTYVDRIMNRYAMLRESHPGLTKKGAVGGGEKKTKKNASGGRGPEAPGPPS